From the Flavobacteriales bacterium genome, one window contains:
- a CDS encoding thrombospondin type 3 repeat-containing protein, with protein sequence MTSSPASITLNWKSHPNTTGFTVFRKLKGGTSWGSSIASLGSTATQYVDNGVQANTSYEYKVVRTTSNLGSGYGYVNAGIQLEMVEFRGKVVLVVDNTFTGSLSAQLTQLQNDLEGEGWKVVRHDVSRTAAVTAVKSLIQGTYAADPTNVKAVLLVGHVPVPRSGALAPDGHSDHYGAWSADAYYGEMNGSWTDNSTNTATAAWTLNHNVPGDGRFDQTTIPTAVELAVGRVDMSDLPDIGLSETTLLSNYLTKLHNWKVKALTAEVKGLVDDNFTGYSEAFSQNGWRGFGPLVHPNNVAAADYFGTMATQSRLFSYGCGGGWFNSSNGVGNTAQFGTTQVRTIFTFLFGSYFGDFDTQDNFLRAPLASGHALTSAWAGFPNWFIHHMGMGETIGYSLLLAQNNSTNHYEPTNGQTSRVHMALMGDPTLRMHVVAPVGQVNCAQTSGTTAGITWTASADAVIGYHVYRYDANAQSWLRRTSTPVTATSFTDNITGLSGTVRYMVRALKLEVSHSGSYYNLSLGIVGTLSIAGQVADCLGVVGGSALPGTSCNDNNANTINDTWTSACQCLGQLPADCLGVPGGSALPGTPCSDGNACTTGDVWTSNCQCVGTPIVCNDNNPCTNDQCSNGVCVFSAVPDSDGDGICNATDNCPNTPGQVGSACNDNNPCTTNDVLNASCQCAGTPSPDSDGDGVCNAQDNCPNTPGQVGSACNDNNPCTTNDVLNANCQCTGTPLPDSDGDGICNAQDNCPNTPGQVGSACNDGNAQTVNDVLNAACQCVGLPLNLDCLGVPNGGAVPGTPCNDGNACTTGDTWNSSCQCVGVPVVCDDGNPCTNQQCLGGTCIFIPIPDSDGDGLCNAIDPCPALPGVPGTPCDDGDPTTGEDAITADCGCAGLPIDCNGVPGGGAVVDLCGVCGGTNDCFDALVCYTAGGTSDPDAEQAVNGNIYHDVGSLDLVYDSEPTHWRGNQLIGIRFEGVEVPVGATVVAASLQLTARTNDNVDPCQLTVRAEAVANAAPIGWTQFELTSRTPTAASAAWSPQAWLTADEDGLAQRSPDLTAVVQEVITRPGWQSNNAMLIMIEGTGGRSAYSWNQDPSKAPRLCIAYVEAPPPVPDCQGVLNGPDLPGTPCDDGDPGTGDDSWDTNCVCSGQVIDCVGVPGGGALPGAPCDDGEAGTMNDVWDTDCSCAGQVIDCTGVPGGPALPGAPCDDGLVLTTGDVWGADCTCAGSPTGLDCTNTPGGPALPGTPCDDGDPLSVNDTWSAGCQCSGVLVDCLGVAGGLALPGAACDDGDPLTGADSWGGDCICAGLVLDCLGQPGGSAQQGTPCDDGDPDTGNDAYDGSCQCVGVPLDCLGVPGGAATIGSPCDDGDPGSGDDTWTTGCDCVGQVIDCLGQVGGPVLPGTPCDDGDTGTGDDVYDANCTCAGLPFDCTGQPGGNAVPGVGCDDGDATTGADVWNVDCICAGLPLDCAGVPGGGALAGTPCDDGDATTGDDRYGPNCICAGLPYDCQGTPGGGALPGTACDDNDAATGDDRWTTDCTCLGQLLDCAHVPGGAALPGTPCDDGDPGTGNDTWATDCTCAGALIDCLGIPGGAALPGSPCDDGDPDTGDDQWGTGCTCAGLPIDCAGVPGGPAWPGVFCDDGNANTGNDQWTSACICVGEAYDCTGVAGGTALPGVGCDDGDEGTIGDTWSSACECIGIAVDCAGVPGGVAFIDACGVCAGGTTGVSPDPDDDLDGVLDCDDNCPGLQNSAQFDLDNDGLGDACDNCPWVFNPGQEDSDGDGVGDPCEVISVPEHPDGVIGILVHPNPTSGQVRFDWEGPRPDRLVVYDVLGSSVMVLPYAPVTDLSALAMGTYVVELQDGQGRSMARARVVRN encoded by the coding sequence GTGACCTCCAGCCCGGCCAGCATCACGCTGAATTGGAAGTCCCACCCGAACACCACCGGGTTCACCGTCTTCCGGAAGCTGAAGGGCGGCACCAGCTGGGGCAGCTCGATCGCGTCCCTTGGGAGCACGGCCACCCAGTACGTCGACAACGGGGTGCAGGCCAACACGTCCTACGAGTACAAGGTGGTGCGCACCACCTCCAACCTCGGCAGCGGTTACGGCTACGTGAACGCGGGCATCCAGCTCGAAATGGTCGAGTTCCGAGGCAAGGTGGTCCTCGTCGTGGATAACACCTTCACCGGCAGCCTGTCCGCGCAATTGACCCAGTTGCAGAACGACCTGGAGGGCGAAGGCTGGAAGGTGGTACGGCACGACGTGAGCCGCACGGCGGCCGTCACGGCGGTGAAGTCGCTGATCCAGGGGACCTACGCGGCCGACCCCACGAACGTGAAGGCTGTGCTGCTGGTGGGGCATGTTCCCGTTCCACGCAGCGGCGCGCTGGCGCCCGACGGGCATAGTGACCACTACGGGGCCTGGAGCGCCGACGCCTACTACGGGGAGATGAACGGTTCCTGGACCGACAACTCCACCAACACCGCCACCGCTGCCTGGACCTTGAACCACAATGTGCCCGGAGATGGCCGCTTCGATCAGACCACGATCCCCACTGCGGTGGAACTGGCCGTGGGCCGCGTTGACATGAGCGACCTGCCCGACATCGGGCTGAGCGAGACCACCCTGTTGTCGAACTACCTCACCAAACTGCACAACTGGAAGGTGAAGGCGCTCACGGCCGAAGTGAAGGGGTTGGTGGACGACAACTTCACGGGCTACTCGGAAGCCTTCTCGCAGAACGGGTGGCGCGGCTTCGGTCCGCTCGTGCACCCGAACAACGTGGCCGCCGCCGACTACTTCGGCACGATGGCCACGCAGAGCCGCCTGTTCAGCTATGGCTGTGGCGGGGGCTGGTTCAATAGCTCCAACGGGGTGGGCAACACCGCGCAGTTCGGCACCACGCAGGTGAGGACGATCTTCACCTTCCTCTTCGGCAGCTACTTCGGCGATTTCGATACCCAGGACAATTTCCTGCGCGCTCCTCTGGCTTCCGGGCATGCGCTCACCAGCGCGTGGGCCGGGTTCCCCAACTGGTTCATCCATCACATGGGGATGGGCGAGACCATCGGCTACAGCCTGTTGCTGGCGCAGAACAACAGCACCAACCACTACGAGCCCACGAACGGGCAGACCTCGCGGGTGCACATGGCCCTGATGGGTGACCCCACCTTGCGGATGCATGTAGTGGCCCCGGTCGGCCAGGTGAACTGCGCCCAGACCAGCGGCACCACCGCAGGCATCACCTGGACGGCCTCGGCCGATGCGGTGATCGGATACCATGTGTACCGCTATGATGCGAACGCACAGAGCTGGTTGCGCCGGACGAGCACCCCGGTCACCGCCACGAGCTTCACGGACAACATCACCGGGCTGTCCGGGACCGTGCGGTACATGGTGCGCGCCCTGAAGCTCGAGGTGAGCCACAGCGGGAGCTACTACAACCTGAGCCTCGGCATCGTGGGCACCCTGAGCATCGCCGGTCAGGTGGCGGATTGCCTCGGCGTGGTGGGCGGAAGTGCGTTGCCAGGCACGTCCTGCAACGACAACAACGCGAACACGATCAACGACACCTGGACCAGTGCCTGTCAATGCCTGGGCCAGCTGCCTGCGGATTGCCTTGGCGTTCCGGGAGGCAGCGCGTTGCCGGGCACTCCTTGCAGCGATGGCAATGCGTGCACCACGGGGGATGTGTGGACCAGCAACTGCCAGTGCGTCGGCACCCCCATCGTCTGCAACGACAACAACCCCTGCACCAACGACCAGTGCAGCAATGGCGTCTGCGTGTTCAGCGCGGTGCCGGACAGCGACGGGGACGGGATCTGCAACGCGACGGACAACTGTCCGAACACCCCAGGGCAGGTGGGCAGCGCATGCAACGACAACAACCCCTGCACGACGAACGATGTGCTGAACGCGAGCTGCCAGTGCGCAGGCACGCCCAGCCCCGACAGCGATGGCGACGGCGTGTGCAATGCCCAGGACAACTGTCCGAACACCCCGGGTCAGGTGGGTAGCGCGTGCAACGACAACAACCCATGCACGACCAACGATGTGTTGAACGCGAACTGCCAATGCACGGGCACACCGCTGCCGGACAGCGACGGTGATGGCATCTGCAACGCGCAGGACAACTGCCCGAACACACCGGGGCAGGTGGGCAGTGCGTGCAACGACGGGAATGCCCAGACCGTGAACGATGTGCTGAACGCCGCCTGCCAGTGCGTGGGCCTGCCCCTCAACCTGGACTGCCTGGGCGTGCCCAATGGCGGTGCTGTGCCCGGCACGCCGTGCAATGATGGCAATGCCTGCACGACCGGCGATACGTGGAACAGCAGCTGCCAGTGCGTGGGCGTTCCGGTGGTCTGTGACGACGGGAACCCCTGCACGAACCAGCAATGCCTGGGTGGTACATGCATCTTCATCCCCATCCCGGACAGTGATGGTGACGGGCTCTGTAACGCCATCGATCCCTGCCCGGCATTGCCAGGTGTGCCTGGAACCCCCTGTGATGACGGGGATCCCACGACGGGGGAAGATGCGATCACGGCCGATTGCGGATGTGCGGGCCTTCCGATCGACTGCAATGGCGTCCCTGGCGGAGGTGCCGTGGTGGACCTGTGCGGCGTGTGCGGCGGCACGAACGACTGCTTCGATGCGCTGGTCTGCTACACGGCAGGCGGTACAAGCGACCCGGATGCGGAGCAGGCCGTGAACGGCAACATCTACCACGACGTCGGCTCGCTCGACCTGGTGTACGACAGCGAGCCCACCCATTGGCGCGGCAACCAGCTCATCGGCATCCGGTTCGAAGGGGTCGAGGTGCCGGTGGGCGCCACCGTCGTGGCCGCGAGCCTGCAGCTCACCGCGCGCACCAACGATAACGTGGACCCTTGCCAGCTGACGGTACGCGCCGAAGCGGTGGCCAACGCCGCCCCCATCGGGTGGACCCAGTTCGAGCTGACCTCGCGCACCCCGACGGCAGCGTCGGCGGCCTGGTCGCCGCAGGCCTGGCTCACGGCCGATGAGGACGGCCTTGCGCAGCGGAGCCCTGACCTCACCGCCGTGGTCCAGGAGGTGATCACCCGACCGGGATGGCAGAGCAACAACGCGATGCTGATCATGATCGAGGGCACCGGGGGGCGCTCGGCATACAGCTGGAACCAGGACCCTTCCAAGGCCCCTCGGCTCTGCATCGCTTACGTGGAAGCGCCCCCCCCCGTGCCCGATTGCCAGGGGGTCCTGAACGGGCCTGACCTGCCGGGCACCCCGTGCGACGACGGTGACCCCGGAACGGGCGATGATAGCTGGGACACGAACTGCGTCTGTTCAGGCCAGGTGATCGACTGCGTCGGTGTGCCGGGTGGTGGTGCCTTGCCCGGAGCGCCCTGCGATGATGGAGAGGCGGGCACGATGAACGACGTGTGGGACACGGATTGCTCCTGCGCTGGTCAGGTCATCGATTGCACCGGTGTGCCCGGTGGTCCCGCACTCCCCGGAGCACCATGTGACGATGGACTGGTGCTGACCACAGGCGATGTGTGGGGTGCGGACTGCACGTGCGCAGGCAGCCCTACGGGTCTTGACTGCACGAACACCCCCGGAGGCCCGGCCCTGCCAGGTACGCCGTGCGACGACGGGGATCCGTTGTCCGTGAACGATACCTGGTCGGCCGGCTGTCAGTGCTCGGGTGTGCTGGTCGATTGCCTGGGCGTGGCGGGAGGCCTTGCACTGCCTGGGGCCGCGTGCGATGATGGCGATCCGCTCACCGGTGCGGATTCCTGGGGGGGGGACTGCATCTGCGCCGGGCTTGTGTTGGATTGCCTCGGGCAACCCGGCGGCAGCGCTCAGCAGGGCACGCCGTGCGATGACGGAGACCCGGACACCGGGAACGACGCGTACGACGGCTCGTGCCAGTGCGTCGGTGTACCCTTGGATTGCCTTGGTGTGCCGGGCGGTGCGGCGACCATCGGGAGTCCGTGTGATGATGGCGACCCGGGTTCCGGGGACGACACGTGGACCACGGGTTGTGACTGTGTGGGCCAGGTGATCGACTGCCTGGGCCAGGTGGGCGGCCCGGTGCTCCCGGGCACACCGTGCGATGACGGTGATACCGGAACTGGGGATGACGTGTATGACGCGAACTGCACCTGTGCAGGCCTTCCGTTCGACTGCACGGGGCAGCCCGGTGGGAATGCGGTCCCGGGCGTCGGCTGCGACGACGGCGATGCCACCACGGGGGCCGATGTGTGGAACGTGGACTGCATCTGTGCCGGCCTTCCGCTGGACTGCGCCGGTGTGCCCGGAGGAGGTGCCTTGGCGGGCACTCCGTGCGATGATGGCGACGCGACCACCGGCGATGACCGGTACGGGCCGAACTGCATCTGTGCCGGACTTCCCTACGATTGTCAAGGTACGCCTGGTGGTGGTGCACTGCCCGGCACGGCCTGCGATGACAACGACGCCGCGACCGGCGATGACCGATGGACGACCGACTGCACCTGCCTGGGGCAGCTGCTCGATTGCGCTCATGTGCCCGGGGGCGCGGCCTTGCCGGGCACGCCATGCGACGATGGCGATCCAGGTACGGGAAATGATACGTGGGCGACGGACTGCACCTGCGCCGGGGCGCTCATCGATTGCCTGGGCATTCCTGGGGGCGCGGCACTTCCCGGTTCCCCGTGTGATGATGGCGACCCGGACACCGGGGACGATCAATGGGGGACGGGGTGCACGTGCGCCGGCCTTCCGATCGATTGTGCGGGTGTGCCGGGCGGCCCCGCCTGGCCGGGCGTATTCTGCGACGACGGCAACGCGAACACGGGCAACGATCAATGGACCAGCGCCTGTATCTGTGTCGGCGAGGCATACGATTGCACCGGGGTCGCCGGAGGGACCGCCTTGCCCGGGGTGGGCTGTGACGATGGTGATGAAGGCACGATCGGCGACACATGGTCTTCGGCCTGCGAGTGCATCGGCATCGCGGTGGACTGCGCCGGAGTGCCGGGAGGTGTGGCCTTCATCGATGCCTGCGGGGTCTGCGCGGGGGGGACCACGGGCGTGTCGCCCGATCCGGATGACGACCTCGACGGCGTGCTCGATTGTGACGATAACTGCCCGGGCCTGCAGAACAGCGCTCAGTTCGACCTGGACAACGATGGCCTGGGGGATGCCTGCGACAACTGCCCATGGGTGTTCAACCCCGGTCAGGAAGACAGCGATGGTGACGGCGTGGGGGATCCCTGCGAGGTGATCTCCGTTCCCGAGCACCCCGATGGGGTCATCGGCATCCTGGTGCATCCCAACCCCACGAGCGGACAGGTCCGGTTCGACTGGGAGGGCCCGCGCCCCGACCGCTTGGTGGTATACGACGTGCTCGGCTCCAGCGTGATGGTGCTGCCGTATGCGCCCGTGACGGACCTCTCCGCACTGGCCATGGGGACCTATGTGGTGGAGCTTCAGGACGGGCAGGGGCGCTCCATGGCCCGCGCTCGCGTGGTCCGCAACTGA
- a CDS encoding thrombospondin type 3 repeat-containing protein, producing MLRSIVAAAAALSIALSGHAQTASQTSAVQLQAAVQSSPPRITLSWPAFTNTTGITIYRKAKSATSWGSAIATPAASSTSYQDNAVTVGTYYEYRVVRTANAGTGQGYIAAGIEVPATEYMGKLVLLVDNTFSTSLSAELAILEQDLKADGWTVLRTDVSRTATPTSIRGIIQNAYNADPTNVKAVYLFGHVPVPYSGNIAPDGHNEHQGAWPSDTYYADVNGTWTDNSVNIVTSQRVENRNIPGDGKFDQSDLPNAAELQVGRVDLYDLPAFSQTETELLRAYLNKAHDFKVKGFTPQVRGIVFDNFQYTGYPLAAGGIRTIAPLVGTANVTFPNQNGSPFYTLVNNQSYLWTYSCGGGLQQTVNGVLTYNGANNVATTQNLAASQFDGVFNLSFGSYFGDWDNKNNFLRAFLASGKALSNCWSAIPHYAFHHMGLGDNIGYSGLATMNNTTSLYAPMHGGWQGSIGKSHLALMGDPSLRMTMVAPPTNLQVSNAGGNANFAWTASSETVLGYYIYAFDPGTGAVSRVVPGLVTGTAYTSPTVPFIAGRQYMVRAVKQQTSASGSYYNLSLGSIATASGTPQPDCQGVPGGASVPGSACNDNNPCTTNDTWNASCQCVGTASPDSDGDGICNATDNCPNTPGQVGSACNDNNPCTTNDVLNASCQCVGTASPDSDGDGICNATDNCPNTPGQVGSACNDNNPCTTNDVLNASCQCVGTASPDSDGDGICNATDNCPNTPGQVGSACNDNNPCTTNDVLNASCQCVGTASPDSDGDGICNATDNCPNTPGQVGSACNDNNPCTTNDVLNASCQCVGTASPDSDGDGICNATDNCPNTPGQVGSACNDNNPCTTNDVLNASCQCVGTASPDSDGDGICNATDNCPNTPGQVGSACNDNDPCTTNDVLNASCQCVGTASPDSDGDGICNATDNCPNTPGQVGSACNDNDPCTTNDVLNASCQCVGTASPDSDGDGICNATDNCPNTPGQVGSACNDNNPNTINDVVSANCVCTGTLVTLDCLGVPNGTALPGTACNDGNANTGNDLWDANCICAGQLLDCLGVPGGSAAGHVLQRQQREHDQRPLGCELRVRGHSGDAGLPGRAERHGAAGHGL from the coding sequence ATGCTCCGTTCCATTGTAGCCGCAGCCGCGGCCCTGTCGATCGCCCTTAGCGGTCACGCCCAGACGGCCTCCCAGACGAGCGCCGTTCAGCTGCAGGCCGCCGTGCAGAGCAGCCCGCCGAGGATCACCCTCAGTTGGCCGGCCTTCACCAACACCACCGGCATCACCATCTACCGGAAGGCAAAGAGCGCCACCTCCTGGGGAAGTGCGATCGCCACGCCGGCCGCCTCGTCCACCAGTTATCAGGACAACGCGGTCACTGTCGGAACGTACTACGAGTACCGTGTGGTGCGCACGGCCAACGCCGGCACCGGGCAGGGCTATATCGCTGCGGGCATCGAGGTTCCGGCCACCGAGTACATGGGCAAGCTGGTGTTGCTGGTGGACAACACGTTCAGCACGAGCCTCAGCGCCGAGCTCGCCATCCTCGAACAGGACCTGAAGGCCGATGGATGGACGGTGCTTCGGACGGATGTCAGCCGCACCGCGACCCCGACGAGCATCCGCGGCATCATCCAGAACGCCTACAACGCCGACCCTACCAATGTGAAGGCGGTGTACCTCTTCGGCCATGTGCCGGTGCCGTACAGCGGCAACATCGCGCCTGATGGGCACAACGAGCACCAGGGCGCCTGGCCCTCCGATACCTACTACGCGGATGTCAACGGCACCTGGACCGACAACTCGGTCAACATTGTCACGAGCCAGCGCGTGGAGAACCGCAATATCCCCGGGGACGGGAAGTTCGACCAGAGCGACCTTCCGAATGCCGCGGAACTGCAGGTCGGCCGGGTCGACCTGTACGACCTGCCCGCCTTCAGTCAGACGGAGACCGAGCTCTTGCGCGCCTATCTGAACAAGGCGCATGACTTCAAGGTCAAGGGCTTCACCCCGCAGGTGCGGGGTATCGTGTTCGACAACTTCCAATACACGGGTTACCCCCTGGCCGCCGGTGGCATCCGCACCATCGCGCCGTTGGTGGGCACGGCCAACGTGACCTTCCCGAACCAGAACGGTTCACCGTTCTACACGCTGGTCAACAACCAGAGCTACCTGTGGACCTACAGCTGTGGTGGGGGGCTGCAGCAAACGGTGAACGGCGTGCTCACTTACAATGGAGCGAACAACGTCGCCACCACCCAGAACCTGGCCGCCAGTCAGTTCGACGGGGTCTTCAATCTCTCCTTCGGCAGCTACTTCGGGGATTGGGACAACAAGAACAACTTCCTGCGCGCTTTCCTCGCCAGTGGCAAGGCCCTCAGCAATTGCTGGTCGGCCATCCCGCACTACGCCTTCCACCACATGGGTCTGGGCGACAACATCGGGTACAGCGGCCTGGCCACCATGAACAACACCACCAGCTTGTACGCGCCGATGCACGGCGGCTGGCAAGGAAGCATCGGCAAGTCGCACCTCGCGCTCATGGGCGACCCCTCGCTCCGCATGACGATGGTGGCGCCACCGACCAACCTTCAAGTGAGCAATGCGGGAGGCAACGCGAACTTCGCCTGGACGGCCTCATCGGAAACGGTCCTCGGCTACTACATCTACGCGTTCGACCCCGGCACCGGGGCCGTGTCGCGCGTGGTCCCTGGATTGGTGACGGGAACCGCGTACACCAGCCCGACGGTGCCCTTCATTGCCGGCCGACAGTACATGGTGCGCGCCGTGAAACAGCAGACCTCGGCCAGCGGGAGCTACTACAACCTCAGCCTCGGTTCCATCGCCACCGCCTCCGGAACACCGCAACCCGACTGCCAGGGCGTACCGGGTGGCGCTTCGGTCCCGGGTTCGGCCTGCAACGATAACAACCCCTGCACCACCAACGACACATGGAACGCGAGCTGCCAGTGCGTGGGCACGGCGAGCCCGGACAGCGATGGGGACGGGATCTGCAACGCGACGGACAACTGCCCGAACACCCCGGGTCAGGTGGGCAGCGCATGCAACGACAACAACCCGTGCACGACGAACGATGTGCTGAACGCGAGCTGCCAGTGCGTGGGCACGGCGAGCCCGGACAGCGATGGGGACGGGATCTGCAACGCGACGGACAACTGCCCGAACACCCCGGGTCAGGTGGGCAGCGCATGCAACGACAACAACCCGTGCACGACGAACGATGTGCTGAACGCGAGCTGCCAGTGCGTGGGCACGGCGAGCCCGGACAGCGATGGGGACGGGATCTGCAACGCGACGGACAACTGCCCGAACACGCCGGGTCAGGTGGGCAGCGCGTGCAACGACAACAACCCGTGCACGACGAACGATGTGCTGAACGCAAGCTGCCAGTGCGTGGGCACGGCGAGCCCGGACAGCGATGGGGACGGGATCTGCAACGCGACGGACAACTGCCCGAACACGCCGGGTCAGGTGGGCAGCGCGTGCAACGACAACAACCCGTGCACGACGAACGATGTGCTGAACGCAAGCTGCCAGTGCGTGGGCACGGCGAGCCCGGACAGCGATGGGGACGGGATCTGCAACGCGACGGACAACTGCCCGAACACGCCGGGTCAGGTGGGCAGCGCGTGCAACGACAACAACCCGTGCACGACGAACGATGTGCTGAACGCAAGCTGCCAGTGCGTGGGCACGGCGAGCCCGGACAGCGATGGGGATGGGATCTGCAACGCGACGGACAACTGCCCGAACACGCCGGGTCAGGTGGGCAGCGCGTGCAACGACAACGACCCGTGCACGACGAACGATGTGCTGAACGCAAGCTGCCAGTGCGTGGGCACGGCGAGCCCGGACAGCGATGGGGACGGGATCTGCAACGCGACGGACAACTGCCCGAACACCCCGGGTCAGGTGGGCAGCGCGTGCAACGACAACGACCCGTGCACGACGAACGATGTGCTGAACGCGAGCTGCCAGTGCGTAGGCACGGCGAGCCCGGACAGCGATGGGGACGGGATCTGCAACGCGACGGACAACTGCCCGAACACGCCGGGTCAGGTGGGCAGCGCGTGCAACGACAACAACCCGAACACGATCAACGACGTGGTGAGCGCGAACTGCGTGTGTACCGGTACCCTGGTGACGCTGGACTGCCTGGGGGTCCCGAACGGCACGGCGCTGCCGGGCACTGCGTGCAACGACGGCAACGCGAACACGGGCAACGACCTGTGGGACGCGAACTGCATCTGCGCCGGTCAGTTGCTGGACTGCCTGGGCGTGCCGGGTGGCAGCGCTGCCGGGCACGTCCTGCAACGACAACAACGCGAACACGATCAACGACCTCTGGGGTGCGAACTGCGTGTGCGCGGGCACTCCGGTGACGCTGGACTGCCTGGGCGTGCCGAACGGCACGGCGCTGCCGGGCACGGCCTGTGA
- a CDS encoding thrombospondin type 3 repeat-containing protein — MTNNDGWDADCNCFGFLVLVDCAGVPNGNAFPGTPCDDGDVNTGNDTWDANCACNGQEYDCAGVPGGTAYVDACGVCASGTTGIVADPDSDQDGLLDCMDGCPYAFDPDQSDFDQDGIGDACDNCSWIANPDQADTDGNGIGDVCDQANAIAEMSGTAQFTFAPNPAREEVHITAMPDGVRRVQLVALTGAVVLNIEATQRRIALDAVPVGVYQIMALDADGRPLAQGRLVRQ; from the coding sequence ATGACGAACAACGATGGGTGGGATGCGGACTGCAACTGCTTCGGGTTCCTCGTACTGGTCGATTGCGCAGGGGTCCCGAACGGGAATGCCTTCCCAGGGACCCCATGTGATGATGGGGATGTCAACACGGGTAACGACACCTGGGATGCGAACTGTGCATGCAACGGGCAGGAGTATGATTGCGCGGGTGTTCCGGGGGGTACGGCCTACGTGGACGCCTGTGGCGTGTGCGCCAGCGGAACCACGGGCATCGTGGCCGACCCGGACAGCGACCAGGATGGCCTGCTGGACTGCATGGACGGCTGCCCCTACGCCTTCGATCCGGATCAGTCGGATTTCGACCAGGACGGCATCGGAGATGCCTGTGACAACTGCTCCTGGATCGCGAATCCCGATCAGGCGGACACGGACGGGAACGGCATCGGGGACGTCTGCGACCAGGCGAATGCGATCGCTGAAATGTCCGGGACCGCCCAGTTCACCTTCGCACCGAACCCCGCCCGGGAGGAGGTCCACATCACCGCGATGCCTGACGGCGTGCGGCGTGTACAGTTGGTCGCACTGACCGGGGCGGTGGTGCTGAACATCGAAGCGACGCAACGCAGGATCGCCTTGGATGCGGTGCCGGTGGGTGTGTATCAGATCATGGCGCTGGATGCGGACGGAAGACCGCTGGCGCAGGGCAGGCTCGTCCGGCAGTGA